One Actinomycetospora corticicola genomic window, TTGGCCGGCATCTCGATCTCGGTCACCGCGCCGACGGCGAAGTCGAAGGCCGACACGACCTTCTTGTGTGCGACGTCGTACCGGAGCACGCGGCCGTCGGCCTTGCCCACCTCGACGTGGTCCGGGTCGACCAGGCCCTGCACGATCGCCTCGCCCCAGCCCCAGCTGGTCTCGATGACGATCCGGTCGCGCTTGCCGGTGACCGGGTGCACCGAGAACGCCACCCCGGAGGACCGGGCGTGGATGAGCTCGATGACCCCGACCGCGATCGGCATGGCGTGGTGGCTGATGCCCCGGCGCAGGCGGTAGGCGAGCGCCCGCGCGGTGAACAGCGAGCCCCAGCAGCGGCGCACCGAGTCGACCACCCGCTCGATGCCCGAGACGCCGAGATAGGTGTCGAAGATGCCGGCGAACGAGGCGTCGGCGGCGTCCTCCCCGGTCGCCGAGGACCGGACCGCCACGGGCACGTTCACGTCCACGCAGCGCAGGCACAGCTCCTCGTAGGCCTCGGTGAGCCGCGCGGTGAGCGCCTCCGACATCGGGGTGGCCACGAACAGCTCGCGGATGGCCGCGGACGCGGCCTCCACCGCCCCGTCGTCGGGATCGGGGCCGAGGCCGGCCAGGACGGCGTCGATGCGGCCGTCGAGGCCTGACTCGGCGCAGTGGCGCAGGTAGGCGTCGACGGTCACGGCGAACCCCTGGGGCACGAGCACCCCCGAGGCCAGCAGCTCGGCGAGCCGGCCCATCTTCGCGCCGCCGCAGGCGACCGCCTGCGCCGGATCGACCTCGTCGAGCCAGGCGATCGCCTCGCAGCTGTGTCGCTCGGTCACGGAGTCCTCCACGGCCACCACCCCCGACGTCCCCGACACCACCGTCATGCGGTGACCCCCTCCGCCGCCGCCGGAGCCACGACGTCCGCCGCGCGGGTCAGCACCGTGACGACGCCGGCGCTGCCGTCGACCTCGATCTCGTCGCCGTCGTGGATCGACAGCGTCGCCACGCCGGTCGCGGTGACCGTCGGGACGCCGTACTCGCGACCGACGATCGCGGCGTGCGAGAGCATCCCGCCGCCGTCGCAGACGCAGCCCGCGATCTTCCCGAACGCCGGGGTCCAGTTCGGCGACGTCGACTCGCACACCAGGATCGACCCCGGCTCGAGGCGGTGCAGCTCGTCCGAGGACTGCAGCACCCGGGCGATGCCCCGCGCGGTGCCCTTGGCCGCGGGCACGCCGGAGATGGTCGTCTGGGCCGCCGCGTCGGGGTTCTGCACGGCGCGGATGGAGTTCGGGTTGAGGCCGAAGATCTCGATGAGGATGGGGTCCTCGACCGACTCCGGGATCGTCCCGAGCACCTTCGGCATCTCGCTGCGCCGGCCGTGCCAGTGGTCGAAGTACTGGCGGCGGTCCTCGACCAGCGAGCGGAGGCCGGCGTCGTAGGGCCGCTCGCCGGTGGCGACGTCCATGAGCTCCGGCCAGAAGAGGTAGAGCATGTCGTCGTTCCGCTCGGCCTTCACGCGGTTCGCGAGCTCCTGGCAGCCCCACCGCAGGGGCAGCATGACCTTGAGGTCGATGTAGTAGTTGTGGTCGTCCTGCCACCAGGGGAAGTTCGCCTCCTGGTTGGAGGCGAGCCCGGCGTCGAAGACGGCCTGCTCCTCGCGGGTGAGCCCGGCGCGCGCGTTGTCGATGGCCTCGTCACGCTCGGCGAGGGCGTTGCGGGCGGCCGCCTCGAAGTCGTGGGCGTCGCCGCGCTGCAGGAACGTCCGCACCAGGTCCAGCGGGATCGTGTTGTCCTCGATCCAGGCCGGGACGCCCACGTCGCAGGTCGCCTCGGCGCGCCAGCCGTAGACCTGCAGGAAGTCGTCGAACTCGGTCAGCCACTGCGAGGCGGCGCCGCCGTGGCGACCCAGCGCGTCGCGCAACTGTGAGCCCGTGTGCGCCTGGAAGACGCCCTCGAGCCCGACCGCCCGCGCCTTCATAGCCAGCGCGTAGAGCGCCCGGTCGGTCTCCATGATCTTGGTGTCCTCGCCCTGGAGGAACTTGCCGATCTCGTTGGGGTCGATCCCCATGTCCGCGCACGCCCCGTAGAAGCCGAGGAAGTTCGCGAGCATCGGGTACATGACGCCGAAGTGGATCTCCATCGACCGCTTGTGGTAGCGGCGGCCCTTCACCAGCAGTTCGGGGAGCTCGTCGCCGCGGGCCTGCGTGAAGTCCACCCCGCGGAAGTAGGACCAGGTGTTCTCCAGCTCGTCGCGGCCGCCCTCCCAGATGTGGCGGTAGTTCTGCAGGAAGTGGGGGAGGTTGGTGGCGATGCGTCCGGCCCGGGCCTCGATCTCGCGGGGATCGGTCTCGGGGAGGGCGCTGCCGTAGAGGTGGGTGCCGGCGAAGCGGGCGCTGACCCCCCGGCCCGGCGGCAGGGGGAGGGACTCGGCGGCGTGCTGGGTGCCCCAGCAGTAGCCGTCGCCGCTCCAGAGCGTGGCGCCGAGCGGGGTGAGGCCGCGCGACCAGTGGAAGTCGAGGAACCAGAACTGGTTCTCGTCGCCGGGCTTGAAGGGGCCGGCCGGGTCGACGATCCACGGCATGTCGAAGTACTCCGGCTTGTACCCCGGGTACCACTCGCCCGTGCTGTAGGCGTCAACCGGAACGATGTTGGCCATCGGACCCTCCTCCGCGATGAGATCGAGCCGACCGTGATCCAACCGCAAGGGTGACGCAAGCAACACGTTCGCGGGACGGGAACGTTGCCGGGGCGCGAACGGGGACCGGTACGGAGGGCGGTCGAACCCCTACCGTGCGGCGCATGCGGGGAGACGCAGCGACGCGGAGCTCGACCCATCGACCGCAGGCACTGCTGCTCGACATCGGGGGCGTCCTGCTCGTCTCGTCCCACGAGCGGATGGTGGACCTCGACGCCCCGGCGGACTTCACCGAGGTGCGCGGCCTGCTGGGCCCGCGCCCCGACCCGGCCTGGGACGACGTCCTCACCGGCCGCGGCCGGGAACGCGCCTACTGGGCCGCCCGCGCGGCGGAGTACGGGGCGCTCCGCGGCGGCACGGGCACGGTCCCGGAGCTGATGGCGGTGCTCTATCCCGACGACGAGCCCTTCCGGCCCGAGGTGATCGCCCTGATGGACGACGCCCACCGCGCCGGGCTCACGGTCGCCGCGCTCACGAACGACCTGGCGGCCTTCCACGGCGACGCCGACATCACCCGCCACCCCGTACTCGGCCGCTTCGACGTGATCGTCGACGGCTCGGTGACCGGCGTGCTCAAACCGGACCCCCGCGCCTACGCCCACGCCCTCGAGGTCCTCGACGCACCGCCCGAGGCCGTCGTGTTCCTCGACGACCTCCCCGGCAACTGCGCCGGCGCCCGCGCCGCGGGGATCGTCACGGTCGAGGTCGACCTCCGGGACCCCTCCGCGGCGGTCGCCCGCGCCCGCGACCTCCTCGCGCTCCGGGCCGTGGCATGAGCCTTCCCGACGACGGGGCCGGTGAGATCGCGGTCGTCGTCGGTGCCTCCGGCGCCTTGGGCTCGGCGATCGCCGAGCGGCTCGGCCGTGCGGGGCTCACGGTGGTGGCGGTCGCCCGGACCGCGCCGGACCGGTCGTCGGGAGTCCCGTGCGCCGCCGACATCGGCGCCGACGCGGCGGTCGACGCGATCCGGGAGGCGGTCGACGCGGTGGACCGGCCGGTGCGGATGGTGGTGCAGGCCGCCGGACTGCCGGCGGCGGGACCGCTGCCGACGATCGACCCGGCCGCGCTCGGGACGGCCGTCGCGCTCAAGGTCGGCGGGATGCTGCGGCTCGTGCGGGCGGTGTCGCACCGGCTGCGGCCGGGCTCGCGGCTCGTCGCGCTCGGCGGGCACTACGGCAGCGAGCCCTCCCCGCACACGTGTGCCGCCGGGGTGACGAACGCGGCGCTGGCCAACCTCGTGCGCCAGCTCGCCGACCACCACGGTCCCGACGGGGTGACCGCCCACCTCGTGGCCCCCGGGCCCGCCGACACCGACCGGCTGCGGCGGCTCTCGCAGGCGAGGGCCGACGAGCGCGGGGTGGACGTGTCGGTGATCCTCGACGAGCGCCGGGCCGAGTCTCCGCTGTCGGCGCTGGTCACGCCCGCGCAGGTGGCCTGGGCCGTCGCGACGCTGCTCGACCCCGAGGCCGACGCGCTGACCGGCTCGACGCTCGCCCTCGACGTGGGAGCACGGCGCGGGCTCTTCTAGTCCGCGCCCGGGATCGGCGCGCCCGCCGGGACCCCCGCGGCCACGAAGTCGTCGTAGTGCCGTCGCCACTCCGGGGTGGGCCCGTCGGTCCGCGGCGCGACGCGGCCGGCGAGGGCGGCGTCCAGGGCCTCGAGGCACACCTCCCAGCCCGCGGCGGTGCGGGCGGCGGTGTCCCGGCCGTCGAGGAGCGTGGTGAACGCGAGTCGGGCGCCCGCCTTCAGCGGCGTGATCTCGAACCGCAGCTCGTCGCCGCCCCAGGTGAACACCAGGCGCGACGGCGGGTCGCACGCCAGCACGGTCCCGCTCCCGCCGTCGCCCTCCGCGGTGAAGGTGAAGGTGACCGTCGCGCCCCGCCCGGGCGACCCGGCGTCGGGGAAGGCGACGCGGGCGGGGAACCAGGCGGTGAGCTCGGTCGGGTCGCTGACGGCGGCCCAGAGGCGGTCGACGGTGTCGGGGTACTCCCGCACGAAGCGCAGCGCCGGACGGCCGTCGATCTCCAGGTAGGTTCCGGTGGTCATCGTTCCTCCAGGTGGTCGCCGAGGCGGTCGAGGGCGTCGGACCAGAGCGCGCGGTAGGGCGCGAGCCAGGCCTCGAGCTCGCCGATCGGGCGGGGGTCGAGGGCGTAGACCCGTCGCTGGGCGTCGACGCTGGCGTGCACGAGACCGGCGCGGCGCAGGGTCGCGAGGTGCTTCGACGCGGCGGGCTGGGCGATGTCCAGGCGGTCGACGAGCTCGCCGACCGCGTGCGGGCGTTCCCGGAGCAGGTCGAGGATGGCGCGCCGGGTCGGGTCGGCCAGCGCGGTCCAGGTACTCACGGCCGCGAATATGCCATAGGCGGCATATTCTCGTCCAGGGATGTGCGTGCTCGTTCGGCCCAACGGTGCAACCGCGGCCTGCGGCCCCGCGTCTCTTGATCGAGACAGCACCTCCCGGTGGGCCGGGCCCGGAGGTGGATCGGCGGACCGGCGCGACGGGGGATCGCAGGTGGCGGTGACGGACCCGGACCAGGGGACGGCGGGCGACCGGGCGGCGGCCTGGATGACGCGGCGGCTGAGCTCGATGGTCACGGTGTACGTGACGGTGGGGCTCTCGGTGCTGTGGATGGTGCTCGGCGCCCGGGGGCTGCTCGGCTTCGACCCGTACCCCTACCCGGTGCTGCTCTTCGTGGGCAACGTGGTGCAGCTGCTGCTGATCTTCGTGATCCTCGTGGGGCAGCGGACCCTGTCGGCGGCGGGGGAGCGGCGCTCGCAGCAGACCTACGACGACGCCCAGGCGATCCTGCGCGAGTGCCACCGCCTCCAGGCGCACATCGACGAGCAGGCGCGCATGCTCAACCGCGCGGCGGCGCCGCGGGACCGTCTCGACCCGTGTGACACCGCGCCCATCCTCATCGCCCCGCCCGTCGCGCTGGAGCCGGCGGTGGCCGGGCCGAACCGGCGCATCGCGGCGTGGCTGGTCCAGTGGCTGGGCTCCACCGCCGCCGTGGTCTGGACGGCGGTCATCGTCTTCGGCTGGATGGCGCTCGCACTCGCCGGCGTGATCCCCGACCCCTACCCGTTCCCCTTCCTGCTGTTCTGCTCGTCGCTCGCGCAGCTGGTCTTCATGTTCCTGATCATGGTCGGGCAGGACGTGCTCGGCGAGGCCTCCGACCGCCGGGTGATCCAGACGGCGGACCACACCGCGGTGGTCCTGCAGCAGTGCCGCCACCTGCGGCAGCACCTGGTGGCGCAGGACGAGCTGATCCTGTCGCTGGTGGCGTCCCTTCCCGACGACGGGGGCGGGGCGCCGGCCCCGCGCACCCCCGACGGACTCCCGGCGGCGACCCGCCGCGCCACCTAGGGTTCCGGGTGTGACGTCGCTCGACGAGGACACCAGAGCCGGGGAGCTGCTGCGCGCCGAGGAGCGGGCGGACGAGCTCTTCGCCGAGATCACGCGGCGGGGGCTGATCGCGCCCGGGGCCTGGGAGTCGGAGGTCAGCCGGGCGATCCGCGACCTCGGTGCGGACCTGTTCGGGACCTCCCGGTACTGGCACAAGCGGGTCGTCCGCTCCGGCGAGAACACCCTGCAGCCCTACAAGGAGAACCCTCCGGACCGTCGGATCGAGGCCGACGACATCGTGTTCGTCGACCTCGGGCCGGTCTTCGCGGAGTGGGAGGCCGACGTCGGACGCACCTTCGTGCTGGGCGACGACCCGCACAAGCACCGCCTCGCGGCCGACCTCGACGCGGTGTGGGAGGCGGGCCGGACGTTCTACGAGTCGACTCCCGATGTCACCGCTGCCGGGCTCTACGAGCACGTCTGCGGGCTCGCCGCGGAGCGCGGCTGGACCTTCGGCGGCGTGCACAGCGGGCACCTGGTCGGCGAGTTCCCGCACGACCACATCGACCCCGACCGCGTGCACAGCTACATCACCACGGGCAACGACATCACGATGCACGACGCGACCGACTCCGCCGGACGGCGCTGCCACTGGATCCTCGAGGTGCACCTCGTCGACGCCGAGCGGCGCATCGGGGGCTTCACGGAGCAGCTGCTGTCGCTGCGCCACTGACCCGACCGGGCCGCGAGAATCACGTGGGGCAGGTTCCGGGAGGGCGAAACCTGCGTGGTGTGGACCTC contains:
- a CDS encoding PEP/pyruvate-binding domain-containing protein translates to MTVVSGTSGVVAVEDSVTERHSCEAIAWLDEVDPAQAVACGGAKMGRLAELLASGVLVPQGFAVTVDAYLRHCAESGLDGRIDAVLAGLGPDPDDGAVEAASAAIRELFVATPMSEALTARLTEAYEELCLRCVDVNVPVAVRSSATGEDAADASFAGIFDTYLGVSGIERVVDSVRRCWGSLFTARALAYRLRRGISHHAMPIAVGVIELIHARSSGVAFSVHPVTGKRDRIVIETSWGWGEAIVQGLVDPDHVEVGKADGRVLRYDVAHKKVVSAFDFAVGAVTEIEMPAKLADRRVLDDEQIAAIAAAVTSIETHYGHPVDVEWVIGRHRRAGDPVCIVQTRPVTTVEPVTTAAPAYDPVALAQKYLFSGKPIPGR
- a CDS encoding HAD family hydrolase gives rise to the protein MRGDAATRSSTHRPQALLLDIGGVLLVSSHERMVDLDAPADFTEVRGLLGPRPDPAWDDVLTGRGRERAYWAARAAEYGALRGGTGTVPELMAVLYPDDEPFRPEVIALMDDAHRAGLTVAALTNDLAAFHGDADITRHPVLGRFDVIVDGSVTGVLKPDPRAYAHALEVLDAPPEAVVFLDDLPGNCAGARAAGIVTVEVDLRDPSAAVARARDLLALRAVA
- a CDS encoding M24 family metallopeptidase, with amino-acid sequence MTSLDEDTRAGELLRAEERADELFAEITRRGLIAPGAWESEVSRAIRDLGADLFGTSRYWHKRVVRSGENTLQPYKENPPDRRIEADDIVFVDLGPVFAEWEADVGRTFVLGDDPHKHRLAADLDAVWEAGRTFYESTPDVTAAGLYEHVCGLAAERGWTFGGVHSGHLVGEFPHDHIDPDRVHSYITTGNDITMHDATDSAGRRCHWILEVHLVDAERRIGGFTEQLLSLRH
- a CDS encoding DUF1003 domain-containing protein; protein product: MAVTDPDQGTAGDRAAAWMTRRLSSMVTVYVTVGLSVLWMVLGARGLLGFDPYPYPVLLFVGNVVQLLLIFVILVGQRTLSAAGERRSQQTYDDAQAILRECHRLQAHIDEQARMLNRAAAPRDRLDPCDTAPILIAPPVALEPAVAGPNRRIAAWLVQWLGSTAAVVWTAVIVFGWMALALAGVIPDPYPFPFLLFCSSLAQLVFMFLIMVGQDVLGEASDRRVIQTADHTAVVLQQCRHLRQHLVAQDELILSLVASLPDDGGGAPAPRTPDGLPAATRRAT
- a CDS encoding metalloregulator ArsR/SmtB family transcription factor — encoded protein: MSTWTALADPTRRAILDLLRERPHAVGELVDRLDIAQPAASKHLATLRRAGLVHASVDAQRRVYALDPRPIGELEAWLAPYRALWSDALDRLGDHLEER
- a CDS encoding SRPBCC family protein; the protein is MTTGTYLEIDGRPALRFVREYPDTVDRLWAAVSDPTELTAWFPARVAFPDAGSPGRGATVTFTFTAEGDGGSGTVLACDPPSRLVFTWGGDELRFEITPLKAGARLAFTTLLDGRDTAARTAAGWEVCLEALDAALAGRVAPRTDGPTPEWRRHYDDFVAAGVPAGAPIPGAD
- a CDS encoding SDR family NAD(P)-dependent oxidoreductase, which gives rise to MSLPDDGAGEIAVVVGASGALGSAIAERLGRAGLTVVAVARTAPDRSSGVPCAADIGADAAVDAIREAVDAVDRPVRMVVQAAGLPAAGPLPTIDPAALGTAVALKVGGMLRLVRAVSHRLRPGSRLVALGGHYGSEPSPHTCAAGVTNAALANLVRQLADHHGPDGVTAHLVAPGPADTDRLRRLSQARADERGVDVSVILDERRAESPLSALVTPAQVAWAVATLLDPEADALTGSTLALDVGARRGLF
- a CDS encoding PEP-utilizing enzyme; amino-acid sequence: MANIVPVDAYSTGEWYPGYKPEYFDMPWIVDPAGPFKPGDENQFWFLDFHWSRGLTPLGATLWSGDGYCWGTQHAAESLPLPPGRGVSARFAGTHLYGSALPETDPREIEARAGRIATNLPHFLQNYRHIWEGGRDELENTWSYFRGVDFTQARGDELPELLVKGRRYHKRSMEIHFGVMYPMLANFLGFYGACADMGIDPNEIGKFLQGEDTKIMETDRALYALAMKARAVGLEGVFQAHTGSQLRDALGRHGGAASQWLTEFDDFLQVYGWRAEATCDVGVPAWIEDNTIPLDLVRTFLQRGDAHDFEAAARNALAERDEAIDNARAGLTREEQAVFDAGLASNQEANFPWWQDDHNYYIDLKVMLPLRWGCQELANRVKAERNDDMLYLFWPELMDVATGERPYDAGLRSLVEDRRQYFDHWHGRRSEMPKVLGTIPESVEDPILIEIFGLNPNSIRAVQNPDAAAQTTISGVPAAKGTARGIARVLQSSDELHRLEPGSILVCESTSPNWTPAFGKIAGCVCDGGGMLSHAAIVGREYGVPTVTATGVATLSIHDGDEIEVDGSAGVVTVLTRAADVVAPAAAEGVTA